The following are from one region of the Synergistaceae bacterium genome:
- a CDS encoding aminotransferase class I/II-fold pyridoxal phosphate-dependent enzyme has protein sequence MNNLLTLHGANPENLYRALNIVMPEKIIDFSTNTNIIAWPENIKIDIETLASRYPDPECEKLRNIIALQENINPAKILFTNGVNEAIFLLERVLTGTTAIFQPCYYEYMRAFVNAHEIFSLDNINNFDNIILVNPNNPTGKYINNFAEIINFYPGKIFIIDEAYIDFVLDDRRRERLCDFENVIILRSLTKIFHLSGARIGYIIANESIIKRLKNFLPSWNVNAFAQELALYFLNDKNFYERTLNFYRAATPEFMKNLRLAGFEVIDSDVHYFLIRVNDDIEALRLLLKNGITARHTRNFASLDGQFLRVATRFPDENKFFVDVMKLLL, from the coding sequence ATGAATAATTTATTAACTCTTCACGGGGCAAACCCTGAAAATTTATATCGCGCGTTAAATATAGTAATGCCGGAGAAAATTATAGACTTCAGCACTAACACTAATATAATAGCTTGGCCGGAAAATATAAAAATTGACATTGAGACTCTTGCGTCGCGTTATCCCGATCCAGAATGCGAAAAACTGCGGAATATTATAGCCTTACAAGAAAATATAAATCCTGCAAAAATTTTATTCACAAACGGAGTCAATGAGGCTATTTTTTTGCTTGAACGAGTTTTGACGGGCACCACTGCAATTTTTCAGCCATGTTATTATGAATATATGCGTGCGTTCGTTAATGCTCATGAAATTTTTTCGCTGGATAATATAAATAATTTCGATAATATAATTCTCGTAAATCCCAATAACCCGACCGGAAAATATATAAATAATTTCGCTGAAATAATAAATTTTTATCCCGGCAAAATTTTCATAATCGACGAGGCTTATATTGATTTTGTGCTTGATGACAGAAGGCGCGAAAGACTCTGCGATTTTGAGAACGTGATTATATTGCGCTCACTCACTAAAATTTTTCACTTAAGCGGTGCAAGAATAGGCTATATTATCGCAAATGAGTCAATTATTAAGCGGCTCAAAAATTTTCTCCCGTCATGGAACGTCAACGCATTTGCACAAGAACTCGCGCTTTATTTCTTGAATGACAAAAATTTTTATGAACGCACACTAAATTTTTACAGGGCAGCTACTCCGGAATTTATGAAAAATTTGCGTCTTGCAGGCTTTGAAGTAATTGACTCTGACGTTCATTATTTCTTGATTCGAGTCAATGATGACATAGAGGCACTAAGACTCTTGCTCAAAAACGGCATTACAGCAAGGCACACGAGAAATTTTGCGAGTCTGGACGGCCAATTTTTACGGGTTGCGACGAGATTCCCTGACGAGAATAAATTTTTTGTTGATGTCATGAAATTATTGCTATGA
- a CDS encoding SpoIIE family protein phosphatase: MKIRLRHNIAFEILAGVVIVLAALTLTVSVIGYYEFTGAIQSQYANSAYNTARTASSLLNKAFVSSTNYTSTNWQRQFNRLKLEWNRLATTQDATYIYLFKASGDKHEEVTFLVNVANPKFTRIGAYSPGHSFTQTDPVYLKAFSEIYDKRSNRAEFASYRPENEYQSGNHVTVFVPIYSIREGFGDIIGVIGVERRMEDLDSARFAYLYGTLRAAVILLLVVLIIYGLYLNRNLLAPIQKIAKEATRFARKNTLPEETLHAEIKTRNEIGQLARTIDVMEKDIISYVENLTRVTQEKEQIKAELNVATQIQADMLPKDFPERKEFELYAAMKPAKEVGGDFYDFFMIDNNHIALVMADVSGKGVPAALFMVIAKTLIKDRAKMGGSPSEILSDVNNQLCEGNEADLFVTVWLGILEISTGKIIASNAGHEYPAVNKNGADYELVKTKQSPAVATMEGIKFRQYEFDLHPGENLYIYTDGVAEATNIHEELYGTDRMLAALNETKNFNANEILTHMKKSVDDFTGEAPQFDDITMLCLRYFGGDQT, from the coding sequence ATGAAAATTAGACTCAGGCACAATATAGCATTTGAGATTCTCGCGGGAGTTGTCATTGTTCTTGCTGCATTGACTCTAACTGTAAGTGTTATAGGCTATTATGAATTTACCGGCGCGATTCAAAGTCAATACGCAAATTCAGCTTATAACACTGCACGGACTGCAAGTTCATTACTCAATAAAGCATTTGTCAGCAGCACAAATTACACTTCAACTAACTGGCAGAGGCAATTTAACCGCTTAAAACTTGAATGGAACAGACTCGCGACGACTCAAGACGCTACATACATATATTTATTCAAGGCATCAGGCGACAAACACGAGGAAGTAACATTTTTAGTGAACGTAGCAAACCCGAAATTTACGAGAATAGGCGCATATTCTCCGGGACATTCATTCACGCAGACGGACCCCGTATATTTAAAGGCTTTCAGTGAAATTTATGATAAACGCTCAAACAGGGCAGAATTTGCGAGCTACAGGCCGGAAAATGAATATCAGTCCGGGAATCATGTAACAGTTTTCGTCCCGATTTACAGCATTCGTGAAGGTTTCGGCGATATTATAGGCGTTATAGGCGTTGAAAGGCGCATGGAAGATTTAGACTCCGCTCGATTTGCATATTTATACGGGACTCTAAGGGCAGCAGTAATTTTATTGCTCGTTGTGTTAATTATTTACGGGCTGTATTTAAATCGCAACTTGTTAGCACCGATTCAGAAAATTGCAAAGGAAGCTACACGTTTTGCACGAAAAAATACGCTCCCTGAAGAGACTTTACACGCTGAAATCAAGACAAGAAACGAGATCGGCCAGCTTGCACGCACTATTGACGTAATGGAGAAGGACATAATTAGCTACGTCGAGAATTTAACGCGCGTGACTCAAGAGAAAGAGCAGATTAAAGCCGAGTTAAACGTCGCTACACAGATTCAGGCTGACATGCTCCCGAAAGATTTTCCCGAACGCAAAGAATTTGAACTCTACGCAGCAATGAAACCAGCAAAAGAGGTCGGCGGCGATTTTTACGACTTCTTCATGATAGATAATAATCATATTGCTTTAGTCATGGCTGATGTATCAGGCAAAGGAGTCCCCGCAGCTTTATTTATGGTAATCGCTAAAACTTTAATAAAGGATCGTGCAAAAATGGGCGGCAGTCCTTCAGAAATATTAAGCGACGTAAATAATCAGTTATGCGAGGGCAACGAGGCAGATTTATTTGTAACCGTCTGGCTTGGCATTCTCGAAATATCAACGGGAAAAATTATCGCTTCCAACGCAGGCCATGAATATCCGGCAGTAAATAAAAACGGTGCAGATTATGAGCTCGTCAAGACAAAACAGAGTCCAGCAGTCGCAACTATGGAAGGAATCAAGTTCAGGCAGTACGAATTTGATTTACACCCCGGCGAAAATCTTTATATCTACACTGACGGAGTAGCAGAAGCAACAAATATTCATGAAGAGTTATACGGCACTGATAGAATGTTAGCAGCCCTCAACGAGACAAAAAATTTCAACGCAAACGAGATTTTGACTCACATGAAGAAATCTGTTGACGACTTCACAGGAGAAGCCCCGCAATTTGATGATATTACTATGTTATGTCTGCGATATTTCGGAGGTGATCAGACGTGA
- a CDS encoding STAS domain-containing protein — protein MLINKDAKGDELTISIDGRLDTTTAPQLEAEINSCLNGVKSLTMDMSKLVYISSAGLRVLLKAQKVMNKQGKMTVTNVNQEIKEIFEVTGFDELLNIA, from the coding sequence ATGTTAATCAACAAAGATGCAAAAGGCGACGAACTTACTATTTCAATCGACGGAAGACTCGACACAACAACAGCACCTCAGCTCGAAGCAGAAATTAATTCATGTCTTAACGGCGTGAAATCGCTTACAATGGACATGTCGAAACTTGTTTATATTTCGTCGGCAGGTTTGCGCGTTCTCCTCAAGGCGCAGAAGGTCATGAACAAGCAGGGCAAAATGACTGTAACTAACGTCAATCAGGAAATCAAAGAAATTTTCGAAGTAACCGGCTTTGATGAGCTGCTCAATATTGCATAA
- a CDS encoding adenylosuccinate lyase — protein sequence MIERYSEKDITALWNEYNRLKVMLDVEIAVCKAWAEMGRIPKNALDDIIANARFTVERVQEIEKKTQHDVVAFVSAVAENIGENGRYLHLGMTSSDILDTASSIMLRDSINIILASLAELDSVVFDLAKKYKYLPCIGRTHGIHAEPMSLGLKFLNWHSELLRDIGRLEYSRKDVSAGKISGAVGTYAMCSPELEARVCELLGLEPAKISNQILQRDRHAGVLNALAVMGSTLERMALEIRNLQRTEVREAFEPFGVGQKGSSAMPHKRNPIKCERICGMSRLLRGYALTGMENIALWHERDISHSSTERVIWPDAFNIAAFMVRSMTKILRGLVVDEERVRENLSQTHGLVYSQRVLTYLLDELKLSREDSYAIVQENAMKTAAGGGAFLDLLLADERLKDVDHEKLKSLFENEFYLRYVDEIFGRFN from the coding sequence ATGATTGAACGATATTCAGAGAAAGATATTACAGCTCTATGGAACGAATATAACCGCCTTAAAGTTATGCTTGATGTAGAAATCGCAGTTTGTAAGGCATGGGCAGAAATGGGAAGAATCCCTAAAAACGCTCTCGATGACATAATTGCAAATGCACGCTTTACAGTTGAAAGAGTTCAGGAAATCGAGAAGAAGACGCAGCATGATGTTGTAGCGTTTGTCAGCGCAGTTGCAGAAAATATCGGCGAAAATGGGCGTTATTTGCATTTAGGAATGACAAGCAGCGATATTCTTGACACAGCAAGCTCAATAATGTTACGCGACTCAATAAATATAATTCTCGCCTCACTTGCTGAACTTGACTCCGTTGTATTTGACCTCGCGAAAAAATATAAATATCTTCCCTGCATTGGCCGCACTCATGGGATTCACGCCGAGCCTATGTCATTAGGACTAAAATTTTTGAACTGGCATTCAGAACTTTTGCGCGACATTGGAAGACTCGAATATTCACGTAAGGACGTATCAGCAGGTAAAATTTCCGGAGCTGTCGGAACTTATGCAATGTGTTCACCCGAATTAGAAGCTAGAGTCTGTGAGCTGCTTGGACTCGAACCTGCAAAAATTTCTAATCAGATTCTACAGCGGGACAGGCACGCAGGAGTCTTGAATGCTCTTGCAGTAATGGGAAGCACTCTCGAACGAATGGCCTTAGAGATTCGAAATTTACAGCGCACAGAAGTAAGGGAAGCCTTCGAACCTTTCGGAGTCGGTCAAAAAGGGTCTAGCGCAATGCCTCACAAACGTAACCCGATTAAATGCGAAAGAATTTGCGGAATGTCAAGACTTTTGCGCGGGTATGCTTTAACAGGAATGGAAAATATTGCGTTGTGGCACGAAAGAGACATCAGCCATTCATCAACTGAGCGCGTAATTTGGCCGGACGCTTTTAATATTGCTGCGTTCATGGTTAGGAGCATGACAAAAATTTTGCGCGGTCTTGTAGTCGATGAAGAAAGAGTCAGGGAAAATTTGAGTCAGACTCACGGACTCGTATATAGTCAAAGGGTCTTAACATATTTGTTAGATGAACTTAAATTATCACGCGAGGACTCATACGCGATCGTTCAGGAAAACGCAATGAAGACAGCTGCGGGCGGGGGAGCTTTCCTCGATTTATTGTTAGCTGACGAGAGATTAAAAGATGTTGACCATGAGAAATTAAAATCTTTGTTCGAGAATGAATTTTATTTGCGTTACGTTGATGAAATTTTCGGGAGGTTTAATTAG
- a CDS encoding cobyric acid synthase: MNGIMIQGTSSDSGKSFIVTGLCRLLSDMNIKICPFKSQNMSNNAYVTHDNCEISTAQALQAQAARLTPQVFMNPILLKPRHDKSSEIILNGQAFHKPAERNYYKIFAQTHGINAIRKALQYIQANFDAIIIEGAGSPAEINLNAHEIVNMRIAREADVPVILVTDVDKGGSLASIVGTLELLQRDRERVKGIIFNKFRGDINLFTDAAAWTQNYTGIKVLGVLPFLNNINLSGEDSLTLKNFYSSNNNISIGIINFPGIANFTDFDAFKYDGVNLIYVNNYHELANLDALILPGTKNTFAALEWLKDSNLDSAIKIFHGSIFGICGGLQILGLLEILPVTTSFDSHEKITRQISGTLANNKNLHVSGYEIHYGRTIYNYDEDFSPLFITDYDEGITNKNFTLAGTYIHGIFDNDNFRALWLNNIRLAKNYEARPEVDTRSVKDESFNAIAKLLAQNLDIKFILSLVRHEDTTPQHE; the protein is encoded by the coding sequence ATGAACGGAATAATGATTCAGGGAACATCAAGCGACTCGGGAAAAAGTTTTATAGTTACAGGTCTTTGCAGGCTGTTATCTGACATGAATATAAAAATTTGCCCGTTCAAGTCGCAAAATATGTCAAATAACGCGTATGTAACTCACGATAATTGCGAGATAAGCACTGCTCAAGCTCTACAGGCTCAGGCAGCAAGATTAACTCCGCAAGTTTTCATGAATCCGATTCTATTAAAGCCGCGTCATGACAAATCTTCAGAAATAATCTTAAACGGTCAGGCATTTCATAAACCGGCAGAACGAAATTATTATAAAATTTTTGCGCAGACTCACGGCATTAACGCAATACGCAAAGCACTGCAATATATTCAAGCAAATTTTGACGCAATCATAATCGAGGGTGCTGGCAGTCCGGCAGAAATTAATTTAAACGCTCATGAAATAGTAAATATGAGAATCGCACGTGAAGCAGACGTTCCCGTAATTCTCGTAACTGATGTAGACAAGGGCGGCTCTCTTGCATCAATAGTCGGGACTCTTGAGCTTTTGCAGCGCGATAGAGAACGCGTCAAGGGCATAATCTTTAACAAATTTCGGGGCGACATAAATTTATTCACTGACGCTGCAGCATGGACGCAAAATTATACAGGCATAAAAGTTTTAGGCGTTCTCCCATTCTTGAATAACATTAATTTATCGGGCGAGGACTCATTGACGCTAAAAAATTTTTACAGCAGCAATAATAATATCTCAATCGGAATTATAAATTTTCCAGGCATAGCAAATTTCACGGACTTTGACGCATTCAAATATGACGGAGTTAATTTAATTTACGTGAATAATTATCATGAACTTGCGAATCTTGACGCGCTCATTTTGCCCGGCACGAAAAATACTTTTGCTGCTCTCGAATGGCTGAAAGACTCGAATCTTGACTCGGCAATAAAAATTTTTCACGGCTCTATATTTGGAATCTGCGGAGGGCTGCAAATTTTGGGACTGCTTGAGATTCTGCCGGTTACTACAAGTTTTGACTCTCACGAAAAAATTACGCGCCAAATTTCCGGGACTCTAGCAAATAACAAAAATTTACACGTTTCAGGCTATGAAATTCATTACGGACGAACAATTTATAATTATGATGAAGATTTCAGCCCGCTATTTATCACGGATTATGACGAGGGAATAACGAACAAAAATTTTACTCTTGCGGGGACATACATTCACGGAATATTTGACAACGACAATTTTCGAGCTTTGTGGCTGAATAATATCAGACTCGCAAAAAATTACGAAGCACGCCCGGAAGTTGATACGCGCTCCGTAAAAGATGAGTCATTTAATGCAATCGCGAAATTATTAGCTCAGAATCTCGACATTAAATTTATTCTTTCACTAGTTCGCCATGAAGACACCACGCCTCAGCACGAGTAA
- the miaB gene encoding tRNA (N6-isopentenyl adenosine(37)-C2)-methylthiotransferase MiaB, translating to MPRFCVKVYGCQMNVYDADRVRTVLCSRGWEETGESDADLIMITGCSVRAKAEQKVWSEMGLYEPSWKKNQRPLVALTGCIAQRLGERALNRFPYVKLVAGPRHIGLLPDAIEQVVKHPKSRINLLDTDPREFHSLNFDSDNITIKRENKYKAYVTIAHGCDNFCTYCIVPYVRGRFVSRKPEEIFSEIEMLINDGVKEITLLGQNVNSYGKDINLNFAWLLQKVARMSGIERVRFVTSLPQDFTNDIIDVMASEKTVCPSLNLPIQSGSDKILKLMNRKYNYAEYLEKVNLTREKVPGLGLTTDLIVGFPGESEQDFEDSLNALREIKFDLVHSAAYSERDGTPAAKMEGALPVELRLERLNKLNALQDSITLAINEKLTGEIFDVLVDAPAPKGENLLQGRTPIDKVVLFEGSKKLLGEFVKVKITRAEAWCLHGELVKE from the coding sequence TTGCCTCGTTTTTGCGTGAAAGTTTACGGCTGTCAAATGAATGTCTATGACGCGGACAGAGTCAGAACTGTTTTATGTTCGCGGGGATGGGAGGAAACCGGCGAGTCAGACGCAGATTTAATCATGATAACCGGTTGCAGTGTCAGGGCAAAGGCAGAACAAAAAGTTTGGAGCGAAATGGGACTCTATGAACCTTCATGGAAAAAAAATCAACGGCCTTTAGTCGCGTTAACCGGCTGTATCGCACAAAGACTCGGCGAACGTGCTTTGAATCGATTCCCATATGTAAAACTTGTTGCCGGTCCTCGTCATATAGGTTTATTGCCTGACGCTATAGAACAAGTAGTAAAGCACCCTAAATCGCGGATAAATTTGCTCGACACTGATCCGCGCGAATTTCACAGCCTAAATTTTGACTCTGACAACATCACGATAAAGCGCGAAAATAAATACAAAGCATATGTAACTATTGCTCATGGTTGCGACAATTTTTGTACATATTGTATAGTGCCTTATGTGCGCGGGCGGTTTGTGTCGCGAAAACCTGAAGAAATTTTCAGCGAAATCGAAATGTTAATCAATGACGGCGTGAAAGAAATTACTTTACTTGGCCAAAACGTGAACAGTTACGGCAAAGACATAAATTTAAATTTTGCGTGGCTCCTGCAAAAAGTTGCGAGAATGTCAGGTATTGAGCGGGTAAGATTTGTTACTTCATTGCCGCAGGATTTTACAAACGATATTATTGACGTTATGGCGAGTGAAAAAACTGTGTGCCCGTCTTTAAATTTGCCGATACAGTCAGGAAGCGACAAAATTTTAAAGCTCATGAACCGCAAATATAATTACGCTGAATATCTCGAAAAAGTTAATTTAACGCGCGAAAAAGTGCCGGGGCTGGGACTCACTACTGATTTAATAGTGGGCTTTCCTGGCGAGTCAGAGCAAGATTTTGAGGACTCATTAAATGCCCTTCGCGAAATAAAATTTGATCTCGTTCACAGTGCAGCATATTCAGAAAGGGACGGCACACCGGCGGCAAAAATGGAAGGAGCTTTACCCGTTGAGCTTAGACTCGAACGACTCAATAAATTAAACGCGCTGCAAGACTCTATAACACTTGCTATAAACGAGAAATTAACCGGTGAAATTTTTGATGTTCTTGTTGATGCACCAGCACCCAAAGGCGAGAATTTATTGCAGGGCAGGACTCCAATCGATAAAGTTGTATTATTCGAGGGCAGCAAAAAACTTTTAGGGGAGTTCGTGAAAGTAAAAATTACTCGTGCTGAGGCGTGGTGTCTTCATGGCGAACTAGTGAAAGAATAA
- a CDS encoding phosphotransferase, which produces MNTIFLTGRIDSNNAGEWEKKIIGDNLIFDASELEYISSAGLRVLMKARRKSGRKINIINVSREVYDIFETTGFTELFNVKKALRKISVEGCEEIGSGSYGRVYRIDSETIAKIYNPGINLDFVQRERDTAQKVFLLGVPTAISYDVIQCGDSYGTLYELLNAKTVAQIISENRERIPEMGKKCAQLLKQLHNIKVEQDSNLPSRKVKLSNLIKSLAAYLKPEESNKILAFIDTVPDRKTFLHGDFNAKNIMVGDNGEFQLIDLGDAAYGHPLWDIAGMIIPYVHFVKTAPLSVQEKSKMLAFNCEDAPIFWSEFCKEYFTFKTQQEIETFTEKFMIYSYLIHVVFSINYAGDNKELKQRAINSTVRGELLPAIEKIKDFSFINEYFES; this is translated from the coding sequence ATGAATACAATTTTTTTGACAGGACGAATCGACTCAAACAATGCCGGCGAATGGGAGAAAAAAATTATTGGCGATAATTTAATATTTGACGCGTCAGAACTTGAATATATTTCCAGCGCAGGACTTAGAGTCTTAATGAAGGCACGCAGGAAGTCAGGCCGAAAAATTAACATAATCAACGTATCACGCGAAGTCTATGACATTTTCGAGACTACCGGCTTCACAGAGTTATTCAACGTTAAGAAGGCTTTGCGCAAAATTTCCGTCGAAGGCTGCGAGGAAATCGGCTCCGGTTCTTACGGGCGAGTCTACAGAATCGACTCCGAAACTATCGCGAAAATTTATAATCCCGGCATAAATTTAGATTTTGTACAGCGCGAACGAGACACAGCACAAAAAGTTTTCTTGCTTGGAGTCCCAACAGCTATATCTTATGACGTGATTCAATGCGGCGATTCTTACGGCACATTATATGAATTGCTAAATGCTAAGACAGTTGCACAAATAATTTCAGAAAATCGCGAAAGAATACCAGAAATGGGCAAAAAATGCGCTCAATTGCTCAAACAGTTACATAATATAAAAGTTGAACAGGACTCAAACCTTCCAAGCCGTAAAGTTAAACTCTCGAACTTAATCAAGAGTCTTGCAGCTTACCTAAAGCCCGAAGAGTCAAATAAAATTTTAGCATTCATTGACACAGTACCAGACCGAAAAACTTTTTTGCACGGCGATTTTAACGCGAAAAATATCATGGTCGGCGATAACGGCGAATTTCAATTAATAGACTTAGGCGACGCAGCTTACGGCCACCCGCTTTGGGATATTGCCGGGATGATTATTCCTTATGTACATTTCGTGAAGACTGCCCCGTTAAGTGTTCAGGAAAAATCAAAAATGTTAGCTTTCAACTGTGAGGACGCGCCTATTTTCTGGAGTGAATTTTGCAAAGAGTATTTCACCTTCAAGACTCAGCAGGAAATAGAGACCTTCACGGAAAAATTTATGATTTATTCATATTTGATTCATGTAGTATTCTCTATAAATTATGCGGGCGATAACAAAGAACTCAAGCAGCGGGCAATAAATTCAACAGTTCGAGGCGAGTTACTCCCGGCAATCGAGAAAATAAAAGATTTCAGCTTCATAAATGAATATTTCGAGTCATAG
- a CDS encoding acyltransferase family protein encodes MSSRNTTLDIARGLGIIIVCIYHIIYRPEMSFADMLILGGIWFILPFFFVISGYLYKPNKRPLIAGIVHRIEHLLIPSLKYTVILLLSWGIYCMMFHGVTVKEFARDIVLTYLRPEFYRVFISPDVRIDGIIYDMISTVWFIWTMILAAPLFYVLVDFTNKRALNLFIVCALLVIISTILHPYNAKFSWSLTLVPVYCAAALCGSFLSSHDLVNKIFTGIHQYIIAVIALIVHIMIFYKFGSFWVFSNSIANDNAGNFGVFIFFIQIFIGGYAYIVLCRLINKFSIPEEFFVFIGRNSLVFMFTHRIFATLFADMIQAPIKSWEFWYVPFTAEAFFKSLAGFIYALLMGGVIVKIQRMRRAK; translated from the coding sequence ATGTCTAGCAGAAACACGACTCTTGACATAGCCAGGGGTCTGGGAATAATCATCGTCTGTATTTATCATATTATATATAGACCTGAAATGAGCTTTGCGGATATGCTGATACTCGGAGGAATCTGGTTTATTCTGCCGTTTTTCTTTGTTATATCGGGTTATCTGTATAAGCCTAATAAACGCCCGTTAATAGCCGGCATTGTTCACAGGATCGAGCATTTATTAATTCCTTCGTTGAAGTACACTGTAATTTTGCTGCTTTCATGGGGCATTTACTGCATGATGTTTCACGGGGTTACGGTCAAAGAATTTGCGCGCGATATTGTATTAACTTACTTAAGGCCGGAATTTTATAGAGTGTTTATCTCTCCTGATGTAAGAATCGACGGCATTATTTACGACATGATCTCGACAGTATGGTTTATATGGACGATGATTCTTGCTGCACCTTTGTTCTATGTTCTAGTAGATTTCACAAATAAGCGGGCATTAAATTTATTTATTGTCTGTGCATTGCTTGTGATTATCAGTACGATTCTTCACCCTTATAATGCAAAATTTTCGTGGAGCTTGACTCTTGTTCCTGTTTATTGTGCTGCTGCATTGTGCGGTTCGTTTCTATCGAGTCATGACTTAGTGAATAAAATTTTTACCGGCATTCATCAATATATTATTGCGGTAATTGCTTTAATTGTTCACATCATGATATTTTACAAATTCGGAAGTTTCTGGGTATTCTCGAACTCCATAGCAAACGATAACGCGGGAAATTTCGGAGTCTTTATTTTCTTCATTCAAATATTTATCGGCGGCTATGCTTATATAGTTTTGTGCAGACTGATAAATAAATTCAGCATTCCTGAAGAATTTTTTGTGTTCATAGGGCGTAATTCGTTAGTATTTATGTTCACTCACAGAATTTTTGCGACTTTATTTGCTGACATGATACAGGCTCCCATAAAAAGCTGGGAATTTTGGTATGTACCGTTTACTGCTGAAGCGTTCTTCAAGAGTCTAGCAGGCTTTATTTACGCGCTGTTAATGGGCGGTGTTATAGTGAAGATTCAGAGGATGAGACGTGCAAAATGA
- a CDS encoding ATP-binding protein, producing the protein MKELKVSADVNKLDDVLAFIDADLEENGCSPKIQMQLDVAIEEIFVNIAHYSGSEYAIILTDINSESAKIVFIDEGVYFDPLAKPDPDVTLPAEERKIGGLGIYLVKKSMDSLNYERKDDRNIFTITKRLA; encoded by the coding sequence GTGAAAGAACTTAAAGTTTCAGCAGACGTAAATAAACTTGATGATGTTCTTGCGTTCATTGATGCCGACTTGGAAGAAAACGGCTGCAGCCCGAAAATACAAATGCAGCTCGATGTTGCTATTGAAGAAATTTTTGTGAATATCGCTCATTATTCAGGTTCGGAATATGCAATTATCCTGACTGACATAAATTCTGAATCGGCCAAGATAGTTTTTATTGATGAGGGCGTATACTTTGACCCGTTAGCGAAACCTGATCCCGATGTTACTTTACCTGCTGAAGAACGCAAAATCGGCGGGCTTGGTATTTATCTCGTCAAAAAAAGTATGGACTCTCTTAATTATGAACGCAAGGACGACAGAAATATTTTTACGATAACAAAGAGGCTTGCATAA